CATTGTTAGAGCTTCACAGCCAGCCAAACACATGGATTTAACCATGGCATCGGGATCTGATAAAAGAGTTATAACTGTAGTTTTGCTGAATGGGCAAAAAGTGGAAGTCTTGTGTGACCCTCATGTTATAACTGCAGGACAATTGTTTGAAGCACTGGTTCACAGTGAAAAGTATGAGCATAACTTTATGCTTGGCATTGCTGTTTTGATTGGAGGAGACTTTGTCTTTGTTCCTGAtgactacaaaattaaaaaagttgctCCAGAAGCTTGGCACAAAACCAACAGCAAGAGAAGAATATCTGGAGATGAGAGTAATTTTACTGTCTTCTTAAGAATAAAGTTTTTCTTACCTAAAAACATTGCCAGTAACATACAAGGTGGAGAGTGGAGGCACAGAGTATACTTACAACTCAGGAGAGCTACCTTAGAGGGTCAGCTAACTTCTACAATACAGAATCTCATTTTATTGGCAGGCTATGCTTTACATGTAGAGTTTGGAGAGTTTTCATTCAGAGAACATGGGACAGCAGACTACTTCTTGTTGGAACATTACTTGCCTGAAACTCTGATAACCAATGACATGGCAGACATCAAGTTGCGGATGAAGAGGGCTCATGAATCTAGACGTGGGCTAGACAGACAGAAAGcaattgtaaattatattacactTGCACAAACTTTTCGTGATTATGGTGCACATTTTTACTCTGCAATTTGGGCCACCAGAGATGGATTTTGTCGAGATGTTTGGCTATCAATTGGCCCTAGAGGCATAACTCTCTACTCAAGAAATAATCATTCCGCTGATGATCCAGGTAACCAAACAAATAGAATTGTATTACAAAGCTTACCTTGGcaccacatacatacattctacTATAACAAGAAAAGTTTGTATATCATGCCCAACTCTTACTCAGGATTATCAAAAATTGgtgtgaaatataaattaaaaatgttggatAACAAAAGCTATTTCACATTTTGGCTAGCCTCACTCCATCATAGGCTGTACCTGAAACTTTATGCTAAAGAAGACTTTCTCACTTATCTCTCAGATGAACTTAATTGTCCTGTGAATGCATCTGGAAGCCCTAAAAAGTTTGATTGTAGTAATTATCAAGACAGCTACAACTTAGCAGTTAGGAACCCCATAAGAGTAAGAAGGCCTACTAGAAGAAGGTTTAAAGTAGACATATTTGGTGAGAAGAAGGTACAgaataaagaaaatgaaaagcCTAACACCGAAGAACTTCTTAGACAAATATTATCACCAGCACCTAGTGAGGAAGTAGCATCAAACAGTCTTGCACATGAAAACTCATCAAATGATGGATTATCATCTTCAGAAAGTTGCAGTATACCCAGAAGACAAGGTGTTAAAATGGGTACTAGAGTATTCCATGGCATGAAGGCTATTAAAGACAGCAGATATCCTACATCTCCTATAAGAAGCAATCTTTGTTCAAGATCTGAAGGAGACCTAGCCATGACACAGAGTGATTCTGACGATCTGAGTACTGAACAAAGACAACATTGTGTAATAAACAGCATGCAGTTGTTGCCTGAGAGACATTATAACCAGAACATATCAAATGCTCCAACTGCTTACGTTTTGGAATCTCCTAAAGTATACCCAGATGTTTTCAATTATAATGCTGCTAACAATGATTCCTGTTTAAATACTTCACTTTTTGAGAAACTTGACAATATGGAATGTGTTCAAGGTGAAAGAATATTTGTGACAGCTGTACTAGAGAGAGATGATATGAATGCGCTAGGGCTTCAAGTAGCGGAGGGGTCAGATGGTAATGTATACATCAAATCAATAACACCTGGAAGTCCAGCAGATATGTGCAAGAAACTACTACCTGGTGACCAAATAATATCAGTAAATGGTAAGACCTTACTGAATGTTAAATATGACAAGGCATTAGTTATGCTGCAGTCAGCTCCACATAAAGTGGAACTGATTGTATTGCAAAATGCTACTAAACCAAGCCAACTGGACTATCAACACAGTATGGACAGTCAGTTTACAGACAGTACCAGCAGTAATGTAGGAAAGAAATGTATAAGTAATAGTGTTGCTAGTGCTTTAGATGTAGAAATAACAGATGATGAATTATTGAATGAAGAAGCTCTGAAAACAATTTATGCTCTAATAAAGTTAACAAAAGATAAGGTTATAAGTAGAATGAAAGACAAATCAAGCAAGCAATCTACTCCTATCAGAAGTAACTTACAAAAGTGTGTATCAGAGAATAAAGTTTATGAAGAATCTGATTTAGGGAACTATTCATCTCAAGAAAATACCCCTCAGAAACGAAATGCTCAAAAATTCAACACATGGCGTGGTCAGTTTCCACAGAACAACAGACTGAAACGACGACCTCTGAGTCTGAGTATTCCTACAGATGTAGACTTGCCAGATGACTATTTAAATGATAACTCTGAAGATCTACTTAAGAAAACGTCattaaaatctattcagtcctCTTTGAATAGCTTAGATAAATCTGTAAAGAGCAGTTCATCAAAGAATGTAGCGTTACCACGTAATTTTGGATTTAGCAGAAGATGGTTGGGCCCAGTGAGGTACCCTGTGACACCCTGTAAGAATAGCAACGTAGAGACTGAGCCAGGTGCAATTGTTAGTGAGAATGTCACGCGAAGACATTTCGTGTATGGTGCTGGAGATTCAGATGAagatcaaatatttttgtaaa
This sequence is a window from Spodoptera frugiperda isolate SF20-4 chromosome 5, AGI-APGP_CSIRO_Sfru_2.0, whole genome shotgun sequence. Protein-coding genes within it:
- the LOC118271843 gene encoding tyrosine-protein phosphatase non-receptor type 13-like gives rise to the protein MLRHCDEDSGRSSCSAASVCVSPVMDFHNDEDMNHVKRRHKTQETGTNTDLKVSCRPRSCVGLLKSPDERDPFPSCRVPRHHRKPVFNLFDTPRLGGLSHAHSTLEIACSTQIEEPRMQANTVSMTAIALNDNIAKPPQGNFRRGKPVQRAASRLYKAECGFKGKEGCVGPEFIVRASQPAKHMDLTMASGSDKRVITVVLLNGQKVEVLCDPHVITAGQLFEALVHSEKYEHNFMLGIAVLIGGDFVFVPDDYKIKKVAPEAWHKTNSKRRISGDESNFTVFLRIKFFLPKNIASNIQGGEWRHRVYLQLRRATLEGQLTSTIQNLILLAGYALHVEFGEFSFREHGTADYFLLEHYLPETLITNDMADIKLRMKRAHESRRGLDRQKAIVNYITLAQTFRDYGAHFYSAIWATRDGFCRDVWLSIGPRGITLYSRNNHSADDPGNQTNRIVLQSLPWHHIHTFYYNKKSLYIMPNSYSGLSKIGVKYKLKMLDNKSYFTFWLASLHHRLYLKLYAKEDFLTYLSDELNCPVNASGSPKKFDCSNYQDSYNLAVRNPIRVRRPTRRRFKVDIFGEKKVQNKENEKPNTEELLRQILSPAPSEEVASNSLAHENSSNDGLSSSESCSIPRRQGVKMGTRVFHGMKAIKDSRYPTSPIRSNLCSRSEGDLAMTQSDSDDLSTEQRQHCVINSMQLLPERHYNQNISNAPTAYVLESPKVYPDVFNYNAANNDSCLNTSLFEKLDNMECVQGERIFVTAVLERDDMNALGLQVAEGSDGNVYIKSITPGSPADMCKKLLPGDQIISVNGKTLLNVKYDKALVMLQSAPHKVELIVLQNATKPSQLDYQHSMDSQFTDSTSSNVGKKCISNSVASALDVEITDDELLNEEALKTIYALIKLTKDKVISRMKDKSSKQSTPIRSNLQKCVSENKVYEESDLGNYSSQENTPQKRNAQKFNTWRGQFPQNNRLKRRPLSLSIPTDVDLPDDYLNDNSEDLLKKTSLKSIQSSLNSLDKSVKSSSSKNVALPRNFGFSRRWLGPVRYPVTPCKNSNVETEPGAIVSENVTRRHFVYGAGDSDEDQIFL